The following coding sequences are from one Oncorhynchus kisutch isolate 150728-3 linkage group LG23, Okis_V2, whole genome shotgun sequence window:
- the rapgef1b gene encoding rap guanine nucleotide exchange factor 1b isoform X1 has translation MSGKIESKQDSQRSHLSSFTMKLMDKFHSPKIKRTPSKKGKQLQVEPVVKSQEKPVNKKVSRLEEQEKEVVSALRYFKTIVDKMVVEKKVLEMLPGSASKVLEAILPLVQVEARITHNSAVSSCHNRVYQSLANLIRWSDHVMLDGINLDDKDNVVAVTTVIKAVLDGVKELVKLTIEKQEQPSPTTPNRPPPPPITTPESRSELPLTEREREILSKTPLTEAVTDVAEEDVAPPKPPLPGLKMDALRAHLATGPTFAGQRRSTKTDTPPPALPPKKRQSASSPTRVAVVATMSRGSSLPCSVHSQQQDYEQEFLQRRFSGGSQSYGCDSQRLSPYSSMGKLSRSEEQLCSMEQDSGQCSRNTSCETLDNTESYDPDYDFLHQDLAVFTGDTHLPSTATPSGVMSLSPLPESHSECSSPVPPHAQFRSPPAPHHQQPHPPQSEYWTPQPGSHIIPLQLSRISAPPALPQKKRRSSQVSPYQDGCGSSGGPLNERSPSQYENLSEEELLHPTPPFPLFTPNSPMPQSNGGVFVTQYLASENADLPSSPPPLPEKRNKHVLAYMQFVEDYSEPQPSVFYQTPQNESIYEQRNKRFQDVYGLNDSFSSTDSVHEPLPIPLFPPPALPPKKRQLSVDEGGEGEYVNLYSSSQANGELELPPCLRPIAADDVIQDPAPQMHSSNSKEALDKDSRRQKSTDSVQSDEEEVDELSLIDHKEIMSRITLKQENDDGPDVRAGSGDILLVHATETDRKDLVLYCEVFLTTYRTFISPEDLIKKLHYRYTRFCHSPDTFKKRVSKNTFFVLVRLVDELCLVELTEDILKQLMDLVFRLVCNGELSLARVLRKNILDKVEQKKLLRCTNSLKPLAARGVSARPGTLHDFRSHEIADQLTLLDAELFYNIEIPEVLLWAKEQNEEKSPNLTQFTEHFNNMSYWVRSLIIQQEKGQDREKLLLKFIKIMKHLRKLNNFNSYLAILSALDSAPIRRLEWQKQTSEGLEEYCTLIDSSSSFRVYRAALADVEPPCIPYLGLILQDLTFVHLGNPDLIDGKVNFSKRWQQFNILDSMRRFQQVHYELKRNDDIVCFFNDFSDHLAEEALWELSLKIKPRNITRRRTEREEKT, from the exons agaaggaggTGGTGAGCGCACTGCGCTACTTCAAGACCATCGTGGACAAGATGGTGGTGGAGAAGAAGGTGCTGGAGATGCTGCCTGGCTCGGCCAGCAAGGTGCTGGAGGCTATTCTACCTCTGGTGCAGGTGGAGGCCCGGATAACACACAA tTCGGCTGTGTCGTCGTGTCACAACCGGGTGTACCAGAGCCTTGCCAACCTGATCCGCTGGTCCGACCACGTCATGCTGGACGGCATCAACCTTGATGACAAGGACAACGTGGTCGCGGTCACGACAGTCATCAAAGCCGTTCTGGATGGGGTCAAG GAGCTGGTCAAACTCACCATAGAGAAACAGGAGCAACCCTCCCCCACCACACCCAAcagacccccaccaccacctatCACTACACCAGAGAG CAGGTCAGAGTTGCCACTGACAGAACGGGAGAGGGAGATCCTGAGTAAGACCCCGCTCACCGAGGCTGTGACGGACGTGGCAGAGGAGGACGTAGCTCCGCCCAAACCCCCCCTCCCTGGCCTGAAAATGGATGCGCTCAG AGCACACTTGGCTACTGGCCCCACTTTCGCTGGCCAACGGAGATCCACAAAGACTGACAC ccctccTCCAGCTTTGCCCCCAAAGAAGCGTCAGTCGGCCTCGTCGCCCACCCGTGTGGCAGTGGTGGCCACCATGAGCCGCGGCTCCAGCCTGCCCTGCAGCGTCCACAGTCAG caGCAGGACTATGAGCAGGAGTTCCTCCAGAGGCGTTTCTCAGGGGGCAGCCAGTCGTATGGGTGCGACTCTCAGCGCCTCTCGCCCTACAGCAGCATGGGGAAGCTCAGCAGGTCTGAAGAGCAGCTCTGCTCCATggaacaggacagtggacagtgcTCCAGAAATACTAGCTGTGAGACACTGG ACAACACAGAGAGTTACGACCCCGACTATGACTTCCTCCACCAGGACCTCGCTGTCTTCACAGGGGACACCCACCTGCCCTCCACTGCCACCCCCTCAGGGGTCATGTCCCTGTCCCCCCTCCCCGAGTCCCACAGTGAGTGCTCCTCCCCCGTGCCTCCTCACGCCCAGTTCAGGTCACCACCCGCCCCACACCACCAACAACCCCACCCACCCCAGTCCGAGTACTGGACCCCCCAGCCCGGTTCCCACATCATCCCCTTGCAACTATCCCGCATCAGTGCTCCTCCAGCATTACCCCAGAAGAAGCGGCGCAGCTCCCAGGTTTCACCTTATCAGGACGGGTGTGGCTCCTCGGGGGGACCCCTCAACGAGAGGTCCCCTTCCCAATACGAAAACCTGTCGGAGGAGGAGCTGCTGCACCCCACGCCACCCTTTCCCCTCTTCACTCCCAACTCGCCCATGCCCCAGAGCAACGGGGGGGTGTTCGTGACCCAGTACCTGGCTAGCGAGAACGCCGACCTGCCCTCTAGTCCACCGCCACTGCCTGAGAAGAGGAATAAGCACG TCCTGGCGTACATGCAGTTTGTGGAGGACTACTCAGAGCCCCAGCCATCAGTGTTCTACCAGACCCCACAGAATGAGAGCATCTATGAGCAGAGGAACAAACGCTTCCAGGACGTCTATGGCCTCAACGACTCCTTCAGCAGCACCGACTCGGTCCACGAGCCCCTTCCCATACCCCTCTTCCCGCCCCCCGCCCTGCCCCCCAAGAAGAGGCagctg AGTGTCGACGAGGGTGGCGAGGGCGAGTACGTCAACCTGTACTCATCCAGCCAGGCCAATGGGGAGCTGGAGCTGCCTCCCTGCCTCAGA CCAATCGCTGCTGACGATGTCATTCAAGACCCCGCCCCACAAATGCACTCCTCCAATAGCAAGGAGGCTCTGGACAAGGACAG CAGGAGGCAGAAGTCGACAGACTCGGTCCAGAGCGATGAGGAGGAAGTGGATGAGCTCTCTCTCATCGACCACAAAGAGATCATGTCCCGGATAACACTCAAACAGGAG aatGACGATGGACCTGATGTGCGTGCTGGATCAGGGGATATTCTGTTAGTCCACGCCACAGAGACAGACCGCAAAG ATCTGGTGTTGTACTGTGAGGTCTTCCTGACCACATACAGGACCTTCATCAGCCCAGAGGACCTCATTAAGAAGCTCCACTACAG ATACACCAGGTTCTGTCACAGTCCAGACACGTTTAAGAAGCGGGTCAGCAAGAACACCTTCTTTGTGCTCGTTAGACTGGTGGACGAACTGTG TCTGGTGGAGTTAACAGAGGACATCCTGAAGCAGCTGATGGACCTGGTGTTCAGGCTGGTGTGTAACGGCGAGCTGAGCCTGGCCCGCGTGCTCCGCAAGAACATCCTGGACAAG GTGGAGCAGAAGAAGCTGCTGCGCTGCACCAACTCCCTCAAGCCGCTGGCCGCCCGGGGCGTGTCCGCCAG GCCCGGAACGCTGCATGACTTCCGCAGCCATGAAATCGCAGATCAGCTCACGCTCCTGGATGCAGAACTTTTCTACAACATCGAG atTCCTGAGGTGTTGCTTTGGGCCAAGGAACAGAACGAGGAAAAGAGTCCCAATCTGACTCAGTTCACAGAGCACTTTAACAATATGAGCTACTG GGTGCGCTCTCTAATCATTCAGCAGGAGAAAGGCCAGGACAGAGAGAAGCTGCTCCTCAAGTTCATTAAGATCATGAAG CACTTAAGAAAGTTGAACAATTTCAACTCGTACTTGGCAATACTGTCTGCCCTGGACTCAGCCCCCATCCGCAGACTGGAGTGGCAGAAACAGACATCAGAG GGATTGGAGGAATACTGCACTTTGATTGACAGCTCGTCGTCTTTCCGAGTGTACCGGGCGGCTCTGGCCGACGTGGAGCCTCCATGCATCCCATACCT cGGTCTAATCCTGCAGGACCTGACCTTCGTCCACCTGGGGAACCCTGATCTCATCGATGGGAAGGTCAACTTCTCTAAGCGCTGGCAGCAGTTCAACATCCTGGACAGCATGAGGCGCTTCCAGCAAGT GCATTATGAGCTGAAGCGCAACGACGACATTGTGTGCTTCTTCAACGACTTCAGCGACCACCTGGCCGAGGAGGCGCTGTGGGAGCTCTCACTGAAGATCAAGCCTCGAAACATCACCCGGAGGCGGACAGAGCGAGAAGAGAAGACCTAG
- the rapgef1b gene encoding rap guanine nucleotide exchange factor 1b isoform X3, which translates to MSGKIESKQDSQRSHLSSFTMKLMDKFHSPKIKRTPSKKGKQLQVEPVVKSQEKPVNKKVSRLEEQEKEVVSALRYFKTIVDKMVVEKKVLEMLPGSASKVLEAILPLVQVEARITHNSAVSSCHNRVYQSLANLIRWSDHVMLDGINLDDKDNVVAVTTVIKAVLDGVKELVKLTIEKQEQPSPTTPNRPPPPPITTPERSELPLTEREREILSKTPLTEAVTDVAEEDVAPPKPPLPGLKMDALRAHLATGPTFAGQRRSTKTDTPPPALPPKKRQSASSPTRVAVVATMSRGSSLPCSVHSQQQDYEQEFLQRRFSGGSQSYGCDSQRLSPYSSMGKLSRSEEQLCSMEQDSGQCSRNTSCETLDNTESYDPDYDFLHQDLAVFTGDTHLPSTATPSGVMSLSPLPESHSECSSPVPPHAQFRSPPAPHHQQPHPPQSEYWTPQPGSHIIPLQLSRISAPPALPQKKRRSSQVSPYQDGCGSSGGPLNERSPSQYENLSEEELLHPTPPFPLFTPNSPMPQSNGGVFVTQYLASENADLPSSPPPLPEKRNKHVLAYMQFVEDYSEPQPSVFYQTPQNESIYEQRNKRFQDVYGLNDSFSSTDSVHEPLPIPLFPPPALPPKKRQLSVDEGGEGEYVNLYSSSQANGELELPPCLRPIAADDVIQDPAPQMHSSNSKEALDKDSRRQKSTDSVQSDEEEVDELSLIDHKEIMSRITLKQENDDGPDVRAGSGDILLVHATETDRKDLVLYCEVFLTTYRTFISPEDLIKKLHYRYTRFCHSPDTFKKRVSKNTFFVLVRLVDELCLVELTEDILKQLMDLVFRLVCNGELSLARVLRKNILDKVEQKKLLRCTNSLKPLAARGVSARPGTLHDFRSHEIADQLTLLDAELFYNIEIPEVLLWAKEQNEEKSPNLTQFTEHFNNMSYWVRSLIIQQEKGQDREKLLLKFIKIMKHLRKLNNFNSYLAILSALDSAPIRRLEWQKQTSEGLEEYCTLIDSSSSFRVYRAALADVEPPCIPYLGLILQDLTFVHLGNPDLIDGKVNFSKRWQQFNILDSMRRFQQVHYELKRNDDIVCFFNDFSDHLAEEALWELSLKIKPRNITRRRTEREEKT; encoded by the exons agaaggaggTGGTGAGCGCACTGCGCTACTTCAAGACCATCGTGGACAAGATGGTGGTGGAGAAGAAGGTGCTGGAGATGCTGCCTGGCTCGGCCAGCAAGGTGCTGGAGGCTATTCTACCTCTGGTGCAGGTGGAGGCCCGGATAACACACAA tTCGGCTGTGTCGTCGTGTCACAACCGGGTGTACCAGAGCCTTGCCAACCTGATCCGCTGGTCCGACCACGTCATGCTGGACGGCATCAACCTTGATGACAAGGACAACGTGGTCGCGGTCACGACAGTCATCAAAGCCGTTCTGGATGGGGTCAAG GAGCTGGTCAAACTCACCATAGAGAAACAGGAGCAACCCTCCCCCACCACACCCAAcagacccccaccaccacctatCACTACACCAGAGAG GTCAGAGTTGCCACTGACAGAACGGGAGAGGGAGATCCTGAGTAAGACCCCGCTCACCGAGGCTGTGACGGACGTGGCAGAGGAGGACGTAGCTCCGCCCAAACCCCCCCTCCCTGGCCTGAAAATGGATGCGCTCAG AGCACACTTGGCTACTGGCCCCACTTTCGCTGGCCAACGGAGATCCACAAAGACTGACAC ccctccTCCAGCTTTGCCCCCAAAGAAGCGTCAGTCGGCCTCGTCGCCCACCCGTGTGGCAGTGGTGGCCACCATGAGCCGCGGCTCCAGCCTGCCCTGCAGCGTCCACAGTCAG caGCAGGACTATGAGCAGGAGTTCCTCCAGAGGCGTTTCTCAGGGGGCAGCCAGTCGTATGGGTGCGACTCTCAGCGCCTCTCGCCCTACAGCAGCATGGGGAAGCTCAGCAGGTCTGAAGAGCAGCTCTGCTCCATggaacaggacagtggacagtgcTCCAGAAATACTAGCTGTGAGACACTGG ACAACACAGAGAGTTACGACCCCGACTATGACTTCCTCCACCAGGACCTCGCTGTCTTCACAGGGGACACCCACCTGCCCTCCACTGCCACCCCCTCAGGGGTCATGTCCCTGTCCCCCCTCCCCGAGTCCCACAGTGAGTGCTCCTCCCCCGTGCCTCCTCACGCCCAGTTCAGGTCACCACCCGCCCCACACCACCAACAACCCCACCCACCCCAGTCCGAGTACTGGACCCCCCAGCCCGGTTCCCACATCATCCCCTTGCAACTATCCCGCATCAGTGCTCCTCCAGCATTACCCCAGAAGAAGCGGCGCAGCTCCCAGGTTTCACCTTATCAGGACGGGTGTGGCTCCTCGGGGGGACCCCTCAACGAGAGGTCCCCTTCCCAATACGAAAACCTGTCGGAGGAGGAGCTGCTGCACCCCACGCCACCCTTTCCCCTCTTCACTCCCAACTCGCCCATGCCCCAGAGCAACGGGGGGGTGTTCGTGACCCAGTACCTGGCTAGCGAGAACGCCGACCTGCCCTCTAGTCCACCGCCACTGCCTGAGAAGAGGAATAAGCACG TCCTGGCGTACATGCAGTTTGTGGAGGACTACTCAGAGCCCCAGCCATCAGTGTTCTACCAGACCCCACAGAATGAGAGCATCTATGAGCAGAGGAACAAACGCTTCCAGGACGTCTATGGCCTCAACGACTCCTTCAGCAGCACCGACTCGGTCCACGAGCCCCTTCCCATACCCCTCTTCCCGCCCCCCGCCCTGCCCCCCAAGAAGAGGCagctg AGTGTCGACGAGGGTGGCGAGGGCGAGTACGTCAACCTGTACTCATCCAGCCAGGCCAATGGGGAGCTGGAGCTGCCTCCCTGCCTCAGA CCAATCGCTGCTGACGATGTCATTCAAGACCCCGCCCCACAAATGCACTCCTCCAATAGCAAGGAGGCTCTGGACAAGGACAG CAGGAGGCAGAAGTCGACAGACTCGGTCCAGAGCGATGAGGAGGAAGTGGATGAGCTCTCTCTCATCGACCACAAAGAGATCATGTCCCGGATAACACTCAAACAGGAG aatGACGATGGACCTGATGTGCGTGCTGGATCAGGGGATATTCTGTTAGTCCACGCCACAGAGACAGACCGCAAAG ATCTGGTGTTGTACTGTGAGGTCTTCCTGACCACATACAGGACCTTCATCAGCCCAGAGGACCTCATTAAGAAGCTCCACTACAG ATACACCAGGTTCTGTCACAGTCCAGACACGTTTAAGAAGCGGGTCAGCAAGAACACCTTCTTTGTGCTCGTTAGACTGGTGGACGAACTGTG TCTGGTGGAGTTAACAGAGGACATCCTGAAGCAGCTGATGGACCTGGTGTTCAGGCTGGTGTGTAACGGCGAGCTGAGCCTGGCCCGCGTGCTCCGCAAGAACATCCTGGACAAG GTGGAGCAGAAGAAGCTGCTGCGCTGCACCAACTCCCTCAAGCCGCTGGCCGCCCGGGGCGTGTCCGCCAG GCCCGGAACGCTGCATGACTTCCGCAGCCATGAAATCGCAGATCAGCTCACGCTCCTGGATGCAGAACTTTTCTACAACATCGAG atTCCTGAGGTGTTGCTTTGGGCCAAGGAACAGAACGAGGAAAAGAGTCCCAATCTGACTCAGTTCACAGAGCACTTTAACAATATGAGCTACTG GGTGCGCTCTCTAATCATTCAGCAGGAGAAAGGCCAGGACAGAGAGAAGCTGCTCCTCAAGTTCATTAAGATCATGAAG CACTTAAGAAAGTTGAACAATTTCAACTCGTACTTGGCAATACTGTCTGCCCTGGACTCAGCCCCCATCCGCAGACTGGAGTGGCAGAAACAGACATCAGAG GGATTGGAGGAATACTGCACTTTGATTGACAGCTCGTCGTCTTTCCGAGTGTACCGGGCGGCTCTGGCCGACGTGGAGCCTCCATGCATCCCATACCT cGGTCTAATCCTGCAGGACCTGACCTTCGTCCACCTGGGGAACCCTGATCTCATCGATGGGAAGGTCAACTTCTCTAAGCGCTGGCAGCAGTTCAACATCCTGGACAGCATGAGGCGCTTCCAGCAAGT GCATTATGAGCTGAAGCGCAACGACGACATTGTGTGCTTCTTCAACGACTTCAGCGACCACCTGGCCGAGGAGGCGCTGTGGGAGCTCTCACTGAAGATCAAGCCTCGAAACATCACCCGGAGGCGGACAGAGCGAGAAGAGAAGACCTAG
- the rapgef1b gene encoding rap guanine nucleotide exchange factor 1b isoform X2 — protein MSGKIESKQDSQRSHLSSFTMKLMDKFHSPKIKRTPSKKGKQLQVEPVVKSQEKPVNKKVSRLEEQEKEVVSALRYFKTIVDKMVVEKKVLEMLPGSASKVLEAILPLVQVEARITHNSAVSSCHNRVYQSLANLIRWSDHVMLDGINLDDKDNVVAVTTVIKAVLDGVKELVKLTIEKQEQPSPTTPNRPPPPPITTPESRSELPLTEREREILSKTPLTEAVTDVAEEDVAPPKPPLPGLKMDALRAHLATGPTFAGQRRSTKTDTPPPALPPKKRQSASSPTRVAVVATMSRGSSLPCSVHSQQQDYEQEFLQRRFSGGSQSYGCDSQRLSPYSSMGKLSRSEEQLCSMEQDSGQCSRNTSCETLDNTESYDPDYDFLHQDLAVFTGDTHLPSTATPSGVMSLSPLPESHSECSSPVPPHAQFRSPPAPHHQQPHPPQSEYWTPQPGSHIIPLQLSRISAPPALPQKKRRSSQVSPYQDGCGSSGGPLNERSPSQYENLSEEELLHPTPPFPLFTPNSPMPQSNGGVFVTQYLASENADLPSSPPPLPEKRNKHVLAYMQFVEDYSEPQPSVFYQTPQNESIYEQRNKRFQDVYGLNDSFSSTDSVHEPLPIPLFPPPALPPKKRQLSVDEGGEGEYVNLYSSSQANGELELPPCLRPIAADDVIQDPAPQMHSSNSKEALDKDRRQKSTDSVQSDEEEVDELSLIDHKEIMSRITLKQENDDGPDVRAGSGDILLVHATETDRKDLVLYCEVFLTTYRTFISPEDLIKKLHYRYTRFCHSPDTFKKRVSKNTFFVLVRLVDELCLVELTEDILKQLMDLVFRLVCNGELSLARVLRKNILDKVEQKKLLRCTNSLKPLAARGVSARPGTLHDFRSHEIADQLTLLDAELFYNIEIPEVLLWAKEQNEEKSPNLTQFTEHFNNMSYWVRSLIIQQEKGQDREKLLLKFIKIMKHLRKLNNFNSYLAILSALDSAPIRRLEWQKQTSEGLEEYCTLIDSSSSFRVYRAALADVEPPCIPYLGLILQDLTFVHLGNPDLIDGKVNFSKRWQQFNILDSMRRFQQVHYELKRNDDIVCFFNDFSDHLAEEALWELSLKIKPRNITRRRTEREEKT, from the exons agaaggaggTGGTGAGCGCACTGCGCTACTTCAAGACCATCGTGGACAAGATGGTGGTGGAGAAGAAGGTGCTGGAGATGCTGCCTGGCTCGGCCAGCAAGGTGCTGGAGGCTATTCTACCTCTGGTGCAGGTGGAGGCCCGGATAACACACAA tTCGGCTGTGTCGTCGTGTCACAACCGGGTGTACCAGAGCCTTGCCAACCTGATCCGCTGGTCCGACCACGTCATGCTGGACGGCATCAACCTTGATGACAAGGACAACGTGGTCGCGGTCACGACAGTCATCAAAGCCGTTCTGGATGGGGTCAAG GAGCTGGTCAAACTCACCATAGAGAAACAGGAGCAACCCTCCCCCACCACACCCAAcagacccccaccaccacctatCACTACACCAGAGAG CAGGTCAGAGTTGCCACTGACAGAACGGGAGAGGGAGATCCTGAGTAAGACCCCGCTCACCGAGGCTGTGACGGACGTGGCAGAGGAGGACGTAGCTCCGCCCAAACCCCCCCTCCCTGGCCTGAAAATGGATGCGCTCAG AGCACACTTGGCTACTGGCCCCACTTTCGCTGGCCAACGGAGATCCACAAAGACTGACAC ccctccTCCAGCTTTGCCCCCAAAGAAGCGTCAGTCGGCCTCGTCGCCCACCCGTGTGGCAGTGGTGGCCACCATGAGCCGCGGCTCCAGCCTGCCCTGCAGCGTCCACAGTCAG caGCAGGACTATGAGCAGGAGTTCCTCCAGAGGCGTTTCTCAGGGGGCAGCCAGTCGTATGGGTGCGACTCTCAGCGCCTCTCGCCCTACAGCAGCATGGGGAAGCTCAGCAGGTCTGAAGAGCAGCTCTGCTCCATggaacaggacagtggacagtgcTCCAGAAATACTAGCTGTGAGACACTGG ACAACACAGAGAGTTACGACCCCGACTATGACTTCCTCCACCAGGACCTCGCTGTCTTCACAGGGGACACCCACCTGCCCTCCACTGCCACCCCCTCAGGGGTCATGTCCCTGTCCCCCCTCCCCGAGTCCCACAGTGAGTGCTCCTCCCCCGTGCCTCCTCACGCCCAGTTCAGGTCACCACCCGCCCCACACCACCAACAACCCCACCCACCCCAGTCCGAGTACTGGACCCCCCAGCCCGGTTCCCACATCATCCCCTTGCAACTATCCCGCATCAGTGCTCCTCCAGCATTACCCCAGAAGAAGCGGCGCAGCTCCCAGGTTTCACCTTATCAGGACGGGTGTGGCTCCTCGGGGGGACCCCTCAACGAGAGGTCCCCTTCCCAATACGAAAACCTGTCGGAGGAGGAGCTGCTGCACCCCACGCCACCCTTTCCCCTCTTCACTCCCAACTCGCCCATGCCCCAGAGCAACGGGGGGGTGTTCGTGACCCAGTACCTGGCTAGCGAGAACGCCGACCTGCCCTCTAGTCCACCGCCACTGCCTGAGAAGAGGAATAAGCACG TCCTGGCGTACATGCAGTTTGTGGAGGACTACTCAGAGCCCCAGCCATCAGTGTTCTACCAGACCCCACAGAATGAGAGCATCTATGAGCAGAGGAACAAACGCTTCCAGGACGTCTATGGCCTCAACGACTCCTTCAGCAGCACCGACTCGGTCCACGAGCCCCTTCCCATACCCCTCTTCCCGCCCCCCGCCCTGCCCCCCAAGAAGAGGCagctg AGTGTCGACGAGGGTGGCGAGGGCGAGTACGTCAACCTGTACTCATCCAGCCAGGCCAATGGGGAGCTGGAGCTGCCTCCCTGCCTCAGA CCAATCGCTGCTGACGATGTCATTCAAGACCCCGCCCCACAAATGCACTCCTCCAATAGCAAGGAGGCTCTGGACAAGGACAG GAGGCAGAAGTCGACAGACTCGGTCCAGAGCGATGAGGAGGAAGTGGATGAGCTCTCTCTCATCGACCACAAAGAGATCATGTCCCGGATAACACTCAAACAGGAG aatGACGATGGACCTGATGTGCGTGCTGGATCAGGGGATATTCTGTTAGTCCACGCCACAGAGACAGACCGCAAAG ATCTGGTGTTGTACTGTGAGGTCTTCCTGACCACATACAGGACCTTCATCAGCCCAGAGGACCTCATTAAGAAGCTCCACTACAG ATACACCAGGTTCTGTCACAGTCCAGACACGTTTAAGAAGCGGGTCAGCAAGAACACCTTCTTTGTGCTCGTTAGACTGGTGGACGAACTGTG TCTGGTGGAGTTAACAGAGGACATCCTGAAGCAGCTGATGGACCTGGTGTTCAGGCTGGTGTGTAACGGCGAGCTGAGCCTGGCCCGCGTGCTCCGCAAGAACATCCTGGACAAG GTGGAGCAGAAGAAGCTGCTGCGCTGCACCAACTCCCTCAAGCCGCTGGCCGCCCGGGGCGTGTCCGCCAG GCCCGGAACGCTGCATGACTTCCGCAGCCATGAAATCGCAGATCAGCTCACGCTCCTGGATGCAGAACTTTTCTACAACATCGAG atTCCTGAGGTGTTGCTTTGGGCCAAGGAACAGAACGAGGAAAAGAGTCCCAATCTGACTCAGTTCACAGAGCACTTTAACAATATGAGCTACTG GGTGCGCTCTCTAATCATTCAGCAGGAGAAAGGCCAGGACAGAGAGAAGCTGCTCCTCAAGTTCATTAAGATCATGAAG CACTTAAGAAAGTTGAACAATTTCAACTCGTACTTGGCAATACTGTCTGCCCTGGACTCAGCCCCCATCCGCAGACTGGAGTGGCAGAAACAGACATCAGAG GGATTGGAGGAATACTGCACTTTGATTGACAGCTCGTCGTCTTTCCGAGTGTACCGGGCGGCTCTGGCCGACGTGGAGCCTCCATGCATCCCATACCT cGGTCTAATCCTGCAGGACCTGACCTTCGTCCACCTGGGGAACCCTGATCTCATCGATGGGAAGGTCAACTTCTCTAAGCGCTGGCAGCAGTTCAACATCCTGGACAGCATGAGGCGCTTCCAGCAAGT GCATTATGAGCTGAAGCGCAACGACGACATTGTGTGCTTCTTCAACGACTTCAGCGACCACCTGGCCGAGGAGGCGCTGTGGGAGCTCTCACTGAAGATCAAGCCTCGAAACATCACCCGGAGGCGGACAGAGCGAGAAGAGAAGACCTAG